The nucleotide sequence CCATGAGCAAATCAGacctagaaaataaataaataaaggcatTGATGCTCACCGAATTTGCAGGCCGTGAAGAGTGAGACGACAGGGAACTTCCAGTTCGGGCTGCTGACCATCCTCAGGTGCGCCGACACTCCGGCGAAGTACTTTGCCAAGGTCCTACACAAGGCGATGAAAGGCCTGGGCACCAGCAACGCGGCGCTCATACGGGCGGCGGTGACGAGGACCGAGGTCGACATGAAGTACATCAAGGCAGAGTACCATAACAAGTACAAGGGGTCGCTGGCTGAAGCCATCCACTCCGAGACGTCAGGGAACTACCGAACCTTCCTCCTCTCGCTCGTCGGCCGGGACTGCTAAGGCGCTCCCGTGCATGCTCAATCGATCCCACCACATGCATGGTGGCACCAAGGCTGCCATGCGTGATCGATCAATAGGCATTGGGGCACAATAATCTGAAAAGGAGCAAAATAAGATTGTATTATTCCTGTGGAATCAACACAATTGTTCTATGTTCACTTTTCCAAATATGGAGCATCAGTACCTTCACAATTTCGAAATAACTCGCCATCAACATGGTTCTTTTTACTATAGTAGTACCCCATCTTATACTGCTTTATTCCACCTTATCTCCCCCGTCTCGTCACATTTGATCTGTCACCAGATAAATGTAGTGGGAAGGTGCCTTGATTATTGTTAACTACCACTccaaaagggaaaagaaaaaagggaacaATAGTTTGGCAACATATTCACATGATTGGCCGACCACATCTCGCCTTTCAGAAAAAAAAGTAACAATAATTTGACAACATATTCCACACGACTGGCCGACCACATCTCGCCTTCCATAAAATTCCACGGAGAAGTTTTTTTCAACAGCCAAAGCTTGTAAATCACTCCTAAGTTTCAGGACTAGTTAAGGTGCTTCTACATTATATGGAAGCTCTATTACGATTCAACAAAACTTAATTAACATAATGTACGGAAAACTTCTCTCTGCTTCCTCCGTTAGATGTGAGTCTCCAAAATACCTGAAGTGGACTAAAACAACCTGCTATCATAAATTACTGTTAGGCAGATGACGCGTTTAGTACCACATAACATCCAGTCCATCTTAATTGCAGAAATACAGGTTAATGCTAACGAGTCGACTGGACACTTAGGAAGGCAAATAGGTAAAGTAATAACCAGTGTTAAAAGTAAGCATGCAACAACAGAGTCCAGGTTTCTGATCAAAATTCACAGGCAAGAGTAAATGGAGATAATCCAGCTGCAATGATGAATGTTTTTTATCTACACTCCCAGTAAAGGCACAAGTTATGTTGGGACAATAAGCACGTACTTTTACAGAAAGAACACAGTTTACCATAACCATCCATTAAATCTACACTCCCAGTATGATGAATGGGTGCAAAAAAGTGTGGATTTTTTCTTGCAGTTCCTAATTATGTTTTATTTTTCTCGCAGTTCCTCTATCTACCCAATGGCATACCTTAGTGCCAAATGGGCAAAATTAATAATCATAATCAAGCATGAAAGGAGCTACTCAAGGGCACACTTTACTGCCTATTGGGGAATActaatactccctctattcctaaatgtaGTGCGCATAGGAAATTTCAAAAGTCACCCCCCCCCCCTACTTTGACTACATTTATAGAGGAAAATATCTACATCTATAATATTAAATAAATATCatgagatactccctctataaagaaatataagagcgtttagttcactgctttagtgatctaaacgctcttatacttCTTTATAGAGGAGTACATCAATAAGCATATTCAAAGAAATTTTGGTATTATTGTTGTTGATAATTTTCTCACTAAACCTGGTAAAACTAAACAATGTTTGACTTCTAAGAAATTTTATGCGCACTACATTTAGGACtagagggagtaatcatcagcaagTATGGAGCTATTTTTTGGTAAATCTAGTAATATTCTTTCAATCATCTAGTCAATTATTAGAAATAAAAACGTTCTTGAGCCAGTACAAGGATGATAATTCCATGCCATCTCCATACTACCGAGGCACAACATTATATTATTGATCTTAGTCATAGGTGTTGTTCATTGTATAGTCCTGATTCGTTGACTTAACCGGCCACAATGAAGAACTTTTCTTAAGAGTGACTATTCGGAGGTTAAAGTCACTTATGCAATGTGAAATCAAAATCAATTCTCAGAGTGTGTATGTTGGGGGTTGGCATATAGCTGTAACGACCACTCCGGTTACATGTGAATGGGGCCCAGATGTAAGTTTGTTGGAAGAGAGAACTACATGCACTTCTTGGATGCCGATGAAAAGAGTCAAAGAGCTAATCGTCAAGCTCATGAACCTAGAAGTGCTGGAGAGTTTCAGCTAGCTGTGGTTGCAATTTTTATTCTTATTGAGTGTCTACCAAAAATCTGCACCGATGCCTAATTTTCCTTTAAATGCAAGGGCTACAATCTATATAGACCATGCACCTTCCTTCTTTTAAATCGTAGGAGGGCACATGCATCCACCTAGCCAAATCAAAACAGATAGGATAAACAACATATTACCTGACAGCTAGTGGTCACAACATTTAATCAATGGTAAATCTTGTCTCTCTGACATGCTTTTCCTCTGAAATTCAAGTGAAGGGTGGCCATGGAGGACACCAACAAGAAGCTGCTCATTCAGCTTAAGCATCCTGTGCCAATCTACATCGACCTTGGTGAGGTTTAGTCTGCAGAGGAGTGGCATTTAGTTAACAGATGATAGATCAACTAAAGACAGGCAAAAAGGAACAAAATTCTAGCAATGCAGTGCGAATTCAGCTAGACTCCAGCATGCTTACCACCACATATCGACTTAATTTCTTCAGTGTGGAGAGAAGAGTGTCATCAGGAGGATTGTTGAGAAGATCTTCCTGTTGATTGCCATCATAGATAAGCTTATTCAGAGAATGTCTTGGTCCAGATGAAGCAGGTGGCAGGAAAAGGTCCTATTCCTTGTGGTTATGCCAGAAATATCTGGGAGACCAATTCTTCTCCTGCGCCTTGCTAGGTTTATCTGGAGGTAATTGACTCTGCCTTTAATCTGGGAATAAATTCTTTCTTTGAGTGGTATAGTAGGATCTTATGACCTATTTGGAAGCTGGCAAATAAATCTCACTTGCAATATTAGATATTGTGCATCCTCACCCTGTGACCTTCTAAACTGGCCATAGTATGAAGCTCCGGGCAATCTTGCAGACAAAAAGAAGAGACACAAATGTAGCAGGGATTGGAGTCAAGGAGGCATCCTGTAAGGTGGTGCCAGGCTGGGGTTGATCAGCAACCAACTCCTCGTTGCCACTTTATGCTTTAGTTCAGAAGCTGACCTCTTTGATTTCAGTGAATGGAAATCAAATACAACTTGTGGTGCATACGTTTGAGATGAGCTCCACGTCCTGTAATTTCTGCATATGTTCTTGCATAAGAAAACTGTATGTAACTTGCGTCCATGATATACCCTTCATATATATTCTGAAAGTTTAGAAGGCTCCAATGCATGCAAAATTCGATTTTCAACACAATATATTGTGTCTTGTCTCAGCAATCATGAATCATGCCATATGCTTACTGTTTGTCCATCTCCAACCGTCCAACTAATCCCTATCTTGAGAAGCTTTAAACCTTTCAGAATACTTAGCCAGCTGTACGACATATACCCTAGGTTGAGTCTCCATGTAGAACATGTGTGTTTTGGAAAGGAACACCCATAGGAAACTCTGTTGCCTGCAGTAACCGCCATCCTTGTCTAGCTAGCATGGTAAAGTTGAAGAGCTGGAGAGACAGAAGCCAAGGCATCCACTTCCTTTTAGCCTTGACATTTTTCGCCAACTAAGCCAAAAAATTTAATGCTCATGCTCTTGCTGGCACCCCCAGTACGTTTCTATCATAGTGCTAAGCTGATCACAAAAGCTTTTTATTAGATCAAAAACATGGCATGGTGTAAGTCAGACATTGCTTGCGCCACCGCTTTCACCAAGGTTTTCTTTCCTGCTTTAGAGAGACTTTTCTACTTCCATCTACTTATTCTCTTACACATATTTTCCTTAAAAATAAAATACTCAAAAGTGTTAGCCTTTGATTTTCAAAGTAGACCAGCAACCACAGGTATCTATCATTCCAATCTTCTTTACCAATTCCTAGGTTCTCTGTTGTGGCCCCAAACCATCCTCATACAGTCCTCTCAAGAAAGAAGAGGAATCTTCATACAGAAAAAGAATCCTCATTGTGTCATTTGCCTTCTTGGCTGAAACTGTACCTTCTGAGGAGTTCTGCTCATATACAATGTATTAACTACTCAACTATGGCTGGATCCATCAAAAAATTGATACTTGGCAGGGAGCAATTTTATTTGCTCCCGATATTTGCCTTCCCTTGAAAAGAGAGACAGCAGCAGTGAAGTAGTTGAAGCTTCAAGTGAGATATTCTTTCCATCAACTTTAGACATATAATTTCCAGCCTTAGATATCTCACCTTTTTCCAATAACATTCTGATGATATTATTTAACAGACGAGAGCTAGGAGCACAACCACTCTTGTCCATTGATGAAAACATATTGTCAGCTTCTTCCACTAATCCTTCTCTTAGAAGATTTGTTATCATAACACCGTAAGAAGAAGCATTAGGTACCAACCCATTGGCTGATATTGCAGCAAACAAATCCTCAGCTTCTTCTCTTCCCTTAACCGCGTACATTGCATTAATCATGGTATTGaatattccaacatccaacttcacATTCATTGCACCTAATTTCTCGAACAAGACGATTGCTTCATCAACGCAATTGTTTCTACAAAGTCCTCCAAGAATTATAGCATATATGGAAATGTTCACTGTTGTTCCACTTTCAATCATCTCATTGAACATTTTCTTCGCAGAAAAAGTTCTGCCAGCACGAAACAACCCATGAAGTATGGCGCCATATGTTGCAGTTGTAGGTTTAATTTTGATATGCATCATTTCTCTGAATAGGGTCAACCCATCATCAATCCTTCCATTTCTAGAATAGCCACCAACAAGTGTATTGTATGTGACAACATTGGGCTCAATGCCAGATGAAACCATGGCATCAAGTACTCCGAATGCTTTATCCATCTTCCCGGCTAAACAATATCCGTCAATCAGTGAATTAAATGTAATAACGTCAGGCCTCTCACCAATGTTTATAGCCAAGTCGAAGATATCGTGTGCATCTGTAACTCTTCCTTCCTTGCATAGACTGTTTATTACTGAGTTGAAGAACACAATGTTTGGACGAGGAAtacctttgttcatcatttcagaAACCAAGGCCTTTGCTTTCACCAAATCACCATGTGTACAAAAGACCTGAATTAGAGAGTGATAAACAACCTTGTTCGGTTGTAAGCCCATTGCAATCATCTCATTTAGTTTTTCCATTGCATCAGACAGCCTGCCCATTCTGCAAAGTGCAGCTGTTACAATTGCATAGGTGAATACATTAGGACTTACTCCTTGTTCTTGCATTTTGGTAAAGATGAGCATAGCTTCATCTGTCATTCCACATTTAGCATATCCATCAATTAATATGGTGAAAACTTTGCAGTTGGCTACAATACCATTGCGTTCCATTGAATTAAAGAAATTAATCATATCGGTGAGGCATCCTTCGGTAGCATACCCGTGAAGAAGAGTAGAGTACGCGACAATATCAGGTTTGAGGCCCTTGGCGGTCATGGAGTTAAAAAATTCTGCAGCTTCTTTGCTTCTTCCATGCTTGCACAGGGAGTACATGAATGAGTTCCAAGTATACATATTTGGTCGAACACCATTATTAACCATCTGCTGAAGGACCAACTTTGCCTTGTCCATTGCCCTGACCTTGCACAGCGCATCAATAATGGAGCTATATGTGACCACATCTGGTACAACCCCTTGCTGCATCATTTCATGGAACAGATTGCATGCCTTGCTTACTTCCCCTTCCTTAAAGAAGCCATGTATGATTATGCTATATGCCACCACACTGAGGGAGCAGGCACCTCCTTTCCttaccatctggagcagatcgagcgCTTGCTGGCTCCTGCTATTGTCACATAAGCCCTTAAGTACTATGGAGTATGAGATGGCATCAGGCACACAACCGAACTCGGACATCCTATGAAGCAGCATGTTGACAGCCTCATCTGTCCGTCTTGCATGGCAGAGGCACTTGAGTAGGGTGCTGGCGACAATCAGGTTTACCTTGAGGCCCGCCCTCAGGAAGCGGCCGAAGAAGGCAAGGCCTAGGTCCGGGCGGCGTGCACGGCAGCAGCTGTCCATGAGGATGTTGTAGGTGCGGACTGTGGGCGGCGCCACCGGCGGTCCTGCTTCTTCTCGGCAGACACGGTTGAAGAGGGCGAGAGCAAGGGAGGGTCCATCTCTGAGAGTAGCGGAGGACGGAGCACGGGCGAGCGCGGCAAGGAAGCCGTTGAGGGAGCGCTCGGGGACGGGGTTGGCCTGCAGTAGCAATTCGTCGAACAGGTGGTGTGCGTCTTCAGGGCTGAGCGTCCCGGCGCGGACGCGCTCCGTGGCTGCGGCAAAGGCGGGTCGGGGGTCCCAGCGGCGTGAAGGAGGCGAGGTGAAGGAGGAGTAGCGGCGGCGGAGGTGCGGCATGGGCGTGGTGAAGCAGAGGCGAGCCATGGGGCGGGCACGGCCTTCGTGTTCGTGCCGGTGGAGTAGGAGTGGCGCGAGCGCGACTGAGAAGAGTCTCAGCTATACCAAATGGAAAACGGGTAAAATGGGCTCCCTCACTCCGGCCTGGTTCAGAAATGGCAGTCTGTTTGGATTCAGGCCTGGTCCAACGACAGAACGGCTGCCTCCGGTCAAGCCTATGTCTCGTTTCTTTTAATACGCTCGGGAATACAAATAAAGTTAAAATAGAGAGCCACACATGGCGGCTAAAAGGTAAACTAGTCGTTGCTTTTGAAACTTGATGAGCTTCAAGATTCATCTCCAGTTTCTCATGAATGAAATCAACCGAAATGAAGTCATGCATCCANNNNNNNNNNNNNNNNNNNNNNNNNNNNNNNNNNNNNNNNNNNNNNNNNNNNNNNNNNNNNNNNNNNNNNNNNNNNNNNNNNNNNNNNNNNNNNNNNNNNNNNNNNNNNNNNNNNNNNNNNNNNNNNNNNNNNNNNNNNNNNNNNNNNNNNNNNNNNNNNNNNNNNNNNNNNNNNNNNNNNNNNNNNNNNNNNNNNNNNNNNNNNNNNNNNNNNNNNNNNNNNNNNNNNNNNNNNNNNNNNNNNNNNNNNNNNNNNNNNNNNNNNNNNNNNNNNNNNNNNNNNNNNNNNNNNNNNNNNNNNNNNNNNNNNNNNNNNNNNNNNNNNNNNNNNNNNNNNNNNNNNNNNNNNNNNNNNNNNNNNNNNNNNNNNNNNNNNNNNNNNNNNNNNNNNNNNNNNNNNNNNNNNNNNNNNNNNNNNNNNNNNNNNNNNNNNNNNNNNNNNNNNNNNNNNNNNNNNNNNNNNNNNNNNNNNNNNNNNNNNNNNNNNNNNNNNNNNNNNTTTTTTGCGAGAAAACGTGTATAATGTATATGAAAATAATACACAAAGAATAGACAATATGTAtggaaaaagttgatcatgtattttaaaaaatgttaatcaagcatttaaaaaatgtgtaTAGAATTGTTTTCATGTATGAGAAAAATATATATACAAAGAAATAACGTGTATGAAAAATGTTGATTATGTAATTAAAAATGTGAaatgtgtatttaaaaaatatt is from Triticum aestivum cultivar Chinese Spring chromosome 1B, IWGSC CS RefSeq v2.1, whole genome shotgun sequence and encodes:
- the LOC123110201 gene encoding protein Rf1, mitochondrial, with the translated sequence MARLCFTTPMPHLRRRYSSFTSPPSRRWDPRPAFAAATERVRAGTLSPEDAHHLFDELLLQANPVPERSLNGFLAALARAPSSATLRDGPSLALALFNRVCREEAGPPVAPPTVRTYNILMDSCCRARRPDLGLAFFGRFLRAGLKVNLIVASTLLKCLCHARRTDEAVNMLLHRMSEFGCVPDAISYSIVLKGLCDNSRSQQALDLLQMVRKGGACSLSVVAYSIIIHGFFKEGEVSKACNLFHEMMQQGVVPDVVTYSSIIDALCKVRAMDKAKLVLQQMVNNGVRPNMYTWNSFMYSLCKHGRSKEAAEFFNSMTAKGLKPDIVAYSTLLHGYATEGCLTDMINFFNSMERNGIVANCKVFTILIDGYAKCGMTDEAMLIFTKMQEQGVSPNVFTYAIVTAALCRMGRLSDAMEKLNEMIAMGLQPNKVVYHSLIQVFCTHGDLVKAKALVSEMMNKGIPRPNIVFFNSVINSLCKEGRVTDAHDIFDLAINIGERPDVITFNSLIDGYCLAGKMDKAFGVLDAMVSSGIEPNVVTYNTLVGGYSRNGRIDDGLTLFREMMHIKIKPTTATYGAILHGLFRAGRTFSAKKMFNEMIESGTTVNISIYAIILGGLCRNNCVDEAIVLFEKLGAMNVKLDVGIFNTMINAMYAVKGREEAEDLFAAISANGLVPNASSYGVMITNLLREGLVEEADNMFSSMDKSGCAPSSRLLNNIIRMLLEKGEISKAGNYMSKVDGKNISLEASTTSLLLSLFSREGKYREQIKLLPAKYQFFDGSSHS